CTGGTTGAAACTGGCGGTTTGCCTGGGTTGAATGCTAAGAACGAAATCAAAGTTCTTAGGGCCAGCGAAGCGGACAAGCGGAAACGTGCCGATTTCCTTCGCAACTACTGGGCAGGGCAGCGTGCTGCAATGGCCGATCCTTGCTATTGCGGCCCAGAGCTTCCGGAAGACCCTTCGATCCTAAGAATTCCACTTCGGGTGCGTCCTGGTGTTATCCCCAACATCGCGGAAGCCGACATCACATTGCATGACGGCGATATTGTTTATATCGAGAATCGCGAAACGGAAGTGTTCTACACAGGGGGCTTGTTGCCCGGTGGTGAATACCAATTACCACGTGACTACGACCTAGACGTCCTGGGAGCAATGGCACTAGCCGGGCAAGGAATTGGTTCGGCGGCTGGAGGTGCAGGCGGCGGATTAGGAGGAGCGTCTTCGGTTGGTGGAGTTCCACCGGGAATGCTCTATATCCTTCGCAAGACACCATGTAACGGTCAAATTGCGATCGAGGTTGACCTTGCTAAGTCAATCAACGATCCTCGCAGCCGACCGCTCGTTCAACCTGGTGACACTCTGATTCTGCAGTACAAGTGCGAAGAAGAACTCTTGAACTTCGGACTGGGAACCTTCTTCACCTACGGGATTCGTGAGCTTCTAAGAAACTAACGAAAACCGCTTTCGGTAAACAGCTTCAACAGCAGGCACTCTCTCGAGTGTCTGCTGTTTTTTCATGCGCTAATCGGGGTTCGTTACTTCGCCGTTTTGCGGCTTAGGATCCAATCCGCCAGTTTGGGTGAGACGGCATCGATCGCCATCAGTAGGCGTGTTTTGCTGGGTAGGATGATTTCAATTTGGCGGTGCGTTATGCATCGAACGACGGCGTTGGCAACATCGTCCGCTTCCAGCAATTTAACCTTGGCTCCACCGCCCGGGCCCGCAGCGGTTTGAGGGACGCCGGTTTGGTGATCGACATCGTAGCGATTTCCCGCCGGGCGACTTTCACTACGAATGGGGCCCGGGCTGACGAGTCCCACATGGACTCCATCAGCTTCGCATTCCAATCGCATTTGGCGTGTCAATGCTCGGAGTGCATGTTTGGCGATCGCGTAACCGCCCAAGTAACGTGGGCAAACGTGCGCTGCCAAAGTGCCGATGTTGACGATCACGCCGCGGCTTTCCTTGAGCGCTGGCAAACAAGCTTGGCTGCAATTCAGCGTCGAGATCACGTTCGCGTCAATTAAGTCATGGACTGTTGCTGCATCAAGAGACTCGATTGTCCCGCGATCGCTTCGACCTACCACATTGACCAAGACATCGAGTCGATGATGAACCTGCAAGTGCGAGGCAACCGCGGATTGAAGATCAGAGGTGGAGGTCGCATCAGCGGCGAAAACATGGATCAGGCTACCATCCACCCCCTGATCCATCATCGAATCACGTAGCGAATTCAGGCGATCGATGTCTCGCCCAAGTACGGTGACCCGGTAGCCTAGATGAATCAGCCTCGCAACGATTGCGGTTCCAAGCCCAGTCGAACCGCCGCAAACAATGGCAGCGGGAAGATCGTTCGTTTGCGTCATGCATCAACCTTGGATTGGGAATCGCTCTCAGCCGAAACCGGCGAACGAGTCGTTAGAACAGATTGCGATAGCCGTAGCGATGGTGGATGTCATCGCAATCGGGGCCGCTGATTTCTAAACACTCCGCGAGTTGACGCAAGTAGGCCACCTCAGCACGCGTGTCGACGTCAATCGCCATCAACGAGATGCTGTAAACTTCATATTCCATGCCACGCGGGATTTGCCGAGCGAACACGTGGACATCGTGAGGACGTTTAAATTCACGACGCAGGAAGGCGACCTCGGTGGGATCGAGCGGATGGAGTTTTTGTATGATCTCGTCTTGCTCACGCTGGTCGATTCGTCCGTCCGCCTGGGCCGCCATGATCATGGCGGTTACTAGGATTTCCGCCCGCTGATTGTAGGAAACGCCAGCGTGATGGCCATGGTGATGATGGTCATGGTTGGGCGGGGGTGCAGGGATTGATCGTCCCGCTCCAGTAATCCAAGGATCCATCGCGTTAGGGAATTTCCCCCCTTGCCGATGACGTCTCGCCACACTGTCGCGAACCATGTGTTCGAACGGAGCGTGATGCGAGGGCGGGAATCGTTCGGGACGTCGAGGCGTGTGGCGCGACTGTTCGTTTGCTGCGCGAGCCACCGAGGCAACTCCATTGAGAACCTCGTTTAGAATTTGCCCATTGCGAGGTGTGCGGCCGGCTCGGTTGCCCAGTAACGCCCCAAGTACACGTGCTGCATCCATCCTAGAACCTTCCCGCTTTGATACTGAAGAGACTTCGTTGCTCAGCGTTCTGACGCAACTTTCATCGTATGATAGCAGGAATCGGGCCGTAGCCGGTGTTGACGGGCGAACACCGGC
The Neorhodopirellula lusitana DNA segment above includes these coding regions:
- a CDS encoding polysaccharide biosynthesis/export family protein, which codes for MLRGVVGSGLCLAVSTSLTGCSSLTQPINGIPANRISPDFFPEPKNDLVPVDIALLSLEPPRDYQLGPDDILGVYIEGVLPFNPPNEPPQPPPVNFPEENSTLPPSMGYPIAVQDDGTLALPLIEPLKVKGLTLEQVRDKIRQAYIDSDILREEKARPIVTIIKERTYDVIVVREDSNESGNQSGRNNTGPLRGSDRSASGGLVKLPAYKNDVLHALVETGGLPGLNAKNEIKVLRASEADKRKRADFLRNYWAGQRAAMADPCYCGPELPEDPSILRIPLRVRPGVIPNIAEADITLHDGDIVYIENRETEVFYTGGLLPGGEYQLPRDYDLDVLGAMALAGQGIGSAAGGAGGGLGGASSVGGVPPGMLYILRKTPCNGQIAIEVDLAKSINDPRSRPLVQPGDTLILQYKCEEELLNFGLGTFFTYGIRELLRN
- a CDS encoding SDR family NAD(P)-dependent oxidoreductase: MTQTNDLPAAIVCGGSTGLGTAIVARLIHLGYRVTVLGRDIDRLNSLRDSMMDQGVDGSLIHVFAADATSTSDLQSAVASHLQVHHRLDVLVNVVGRSDRGTIESLDAATVHDLIDANVISTLNCSQACLPALKESRGVIVNIGTLAAHVCPRYLGGYAIAKHALRALTRQMRLECEADGVHVGLVSPGPIRSESRPAGNRYDVDHQTGVPQTAAGPGGGAKVKLLEADDVANAVVRCITHRQIEIILPSKTRLLMAIDAVSPKLADWILSRKTAK
- a CDS encoding DUF533 domain-containing protein gives rise to the protein MDAARVLGALLGNRAGRTPRNGQILNEVLNGVASVARAANEQSRHTPRRPERFPPSHHAPFEHMVRDSVARRHRQGGKFPNAMDPWITGAGRSIPAPPPNHDHHHHGHHAGVSYNQRAEILVTAMIMAAQADGRIDQREQDEIIQKLHPLDPTEVAFLRREFKRPHDVHVFARQIPRGMEYEVYSISLMAIDVDTRAEVAYLRQLAECLEISGPDCDDIHHRYGYRNLF